The proteins below are encoded in one region of Bacteroides uniformis:
- a CDS encoding N-6 DNA methylase — translation MTRYETSPEVRPLEKTICEFAGLNGYDPMNVFTDFLRYVIHGFSPGAPPLKDWRYKRQQNAAFMKMFAEWVRLMQKQLEAASWYDALGDLFMALSSRKGQQAQGQFFTPVHICDLMVMCTETDGKKTGQRINDPTCGSGRLLLAYHVRHLGNYLVAEDVNRTCCLMTICNMLIHGCVGEVIHHDSLCTENFMDGWMVNHTLTQTGIPSIRRMSEEEYRTSRNMSVDLLRKRKEKLRQMQPDKKQLP, via the coding sequence ATGACACGCTATGAGACATCCCCAGAAGTCCGGCCACTTGAAAAGACAATCTGTGAGTTTGCAGGCTTGAACGGGTACGATCCGATGAACGTGTTCACAGATTTCCTGCGTTACGTCATACACGGATTCTCACCGGGCGCTCCTCCGCTGAAAGACTGGAGGTACAAGCGGCAGCAGAATGCCGCATTCATGAAAATGTTTGCGGAATGGGTGCGGCTCATGCAGAAGCAGCTGGAGGCCGCATCCTGGTATGACGCGTTAGGAGACCTTTTCATGGCGCTCAGTTCCAGAAAGGGACAACAGGCGCAAGGGCAGTTCTTCACTCCCGTACATATCTGCGACCTGATGGTAATGTGTACGGAAACGGACGGAAAAAAGACCGGGCAGAGGATAAACGACCCTACCTGCGGAAGTGGGCGTCTCCTGCTGGCATATCATGTACGCCACCTGGGTAATTATCTTGTCGCGGAAGATGTCAACCGTACCTGTTGCCTGATGACCATATGCAATATGCTCATTCACGGCTGCGTGGGGGAAGTCATCCACCATGACAGCCTCTGCACCGAAAACTTCATGGACGGCTGGATGGTAAACCATACACTGACCCAGACGGGCATTCCTTCCATTCGCCGGATGAGCGAGGAGGAATATCGGACAAGCAGGAACATGTCCGTTGACCTGCTCAGAAAGCGGAAAGAGAAATTGCGCCAAATGCAGCCGGACAAGAAACAATTGCCATAA
- a CDS encoding DUF3872 domain-containing protein, which translates to MKRRILDFMMTACCMVFSFLALVACDNELDIRQEYPFTVESMPVADEIVNGETVEIRLEIKPEGNFSGTVYTLRYFQPDGKGSLKMEDGTVLKPNDRYLLNEWKFRLYYTSQSGKESQTIDLYFEDNWGNLQQLTYDFNGKDAEEEDNNTEAA; encoded by the coding sequence ATGAAAAGAAGAATCCTTGATTTTATGATGACAGCCTGTTGCATGGTATTTTCCTTTCTTGCCCTTGTCGCCTGTGACAATGAGCTGGATATCAGACAAGAATACCCGTTCACGGTGGAGTCCATGCCGGTGGCGGACGAAATCGTAAACGGTGAGACGGTGGAAATCCGTCTGGAAATCAAGCCGGAAGGAAACTTTTCCGGAACTGTCTATACGCTGAGGTATTTCCAGCCCGACGGAAAGGGCAGTCTGAAGATGGAGGACGGAACGGTACTGAAACCCAATGACCGTTATTTGCTGAACGAATGGAAATTCCGTCTTTACTATACCTCGCAGAGCGGCAAGGAATCACAGACCATAGACCTCTATTTTGAAGACAATTGGGGAAATCTGCAACAGTTGACATATGATTTCAATGGAAAGGATGCGGAGGAGGAAGACAATAATACGGAGGCCGCATGA
- a CDS encoding LPD29 domain-containing protein has translation MTYFQNIHSLADLKKEYRRLALEHHPDKGGDTAIMQQVNTEFGRLFEAWKEKPDIPSTSTGYEYDYPGATAKEYTKYVYNEYRWKGRNYKGQHAPEIVGLVRAWLKETYPGYKFSVRRENCHSIHIRLMKADFEAFTKESGKVQGDVNHHHIHSDKSLTDRAKDVMVNICDFIMSYNFDDSDPMTDYFHTNFYLTLGIGSYKQPYKVEPPKLGSKDKPEIFKHPEGPAHEAMRRALGKARFGFIESRKYAGEIILGEDCFGSRGEVYFWPKEYSSAKMAQKRIDKLEEAGIRCELTGYNGGYIRLLGYTPEMRNSLERERQEYAAAYQAWYSKQNLKTI, from the coding sequence ATGACTTATTTTCAGAACATACACTCTCTGGCGGACTTGAAGAAAGAATACCGCCGGCTGGCATTGGAGCACCACCCGGACAAGGGTGGTGACACCGCAATCATGCAACAGGTGAACACCGAGTTTGGAAGGCTTTTTGAGGCTTGGAAAGAAAAACCGGATATTCCCTCGACCTCAACCGGATATGAATATGACTATCCGGGAGCCACGGCAAAGGAATACACCAAGTATGTGTATAACGAATACCGCTGGAAAGGCCGCAATTACAAGGGGCAGCACGCTCCTGAAATCGTGGGACTGGTACGGGCATGGCTCAAGGAGACCTATCCGGGATACAAGTTCTCTGTCAGACGGGAGAATTGCCACTCCATCCATATCCGGTTGATGAAAGCGGATTTCGAGGCGTTCACCAAAGAGTCCGGAAAAGTTCAAGGCGATGTCAACCACCATCATATCCATTCAGACAAATCCTTGACGGACAGGGCAAAGGATGTAATGGTGAATATCTGCGATTTCATCATGTCGTACAATTTCGATGACAGCGACCCCATGACGGACTATTTTCACACCAACTTTTACCTGACGCTCGGAATCGGAAGTTACAAACAGCCGTACAAGGTGGAACCGCCCAAACTCGGCAGCAAAGACAAGCCGGAGATATTCAAGCATCCGGAAGGTCCGGCACACGAGGCAATGCGCCGGGCATTGGGCAAAGCGCGTTTCGGCTTCATCGAAAGCCGGAAGTATGCCGGGGAAATAATTCTGGGGGAAGACTGTTTCGGCTCACGGGGCGAAGTCTATTTTTGGCCGAAGGAATATTCAAGCGCAAAAATGGCCCAAAAACGCATCGACAAACTGGAGGAAGCCGGAATAAGGTGCGAACTCACCGGCTATAACGGAGGATACATCCGCCTGCTCGGATACACCCCTGAGATGAGAAATTCCCTGGAACGGGAACGTCAGGAGTATGCCGCCGCGTATCAGGCATGGTACTCAAAACAGAATTTAAAAACAATCTGA
- a CDS encoding DUF4121 family protein: MKYGNFYDLESLTLLNRHEGCACSIKECDVEKVNRLISRMREDRERVSLPTAGDVVTYTTRGGDYYPQAHIERGDDREVHICLLPQTPFCHENEKCTGYNTEGGPWVITGPELLLPDGIRSKQFRMWGHTGRHRNGAVLFHTFVRAWKYTEPDPLYGKYTTKEWTRYIIECQPDIEPADAFIYRNESFTLYSREELERLVGILHGELFNGFRPGLFILWAYRMEWKELPTWEWNMLKAETHLFFLGVSPVKIRTDHNGHTVTFYKKTEQYDTL, encoded by the coding sequence ATGAAGTACGGTAATTTTTATGATTTGGAAAGCCTGACTCTGCTCAACAGGCATGAAGGGTGTGCCTGTTCCATAAAGGAGTGCGACGTGGAGAAGGTGAACCGGCTGATTTCAAGGATGCGGGAGGACAGGGAAAGAGTCAGTTTACCGACCGCAGGGGATGTCGTCACTTATACTACCCGTGGCGGTGACTATTATCCGCAGGCACACATTGAAAGGGGCGATGACCGGGAAGTCCATATTTGCCTTCTCCCACAGACACCTTTCTGCCATGAAAATGAAAAGTGTACCGGTTACAATACGGAAGGAGGCCCTTGGGTTATAACCGGTCCGGAATTGCTGCTTCCCGATGGCATACGCAGCAAACAGTTCCGGATGTGGGGGCATACCGGAAGGCACAGGAACGGTGCCGTCCTCTTCCACACATTCGTCAGGGCATGGAAATACACGGAACCCGATCCTCTGTACGGAAAGTACACCACAAAAGAATGGACGAGATACATCATCGAGTGTCAGCCGGATATTGAACCGGCTGATGCCTTTATCTATCGGAATGAGTCATTCACCCTTTACTCGCGGGAAGAACTGGAGCGGCTGGTCGGGATTCTGCACGGAGAACTTTTCAACGGATTCCGTCCCGGTCTGTTCATACTCTGGGCATACCGTATGGAATGGAAGGAACTTCCCACATGGGAATGGAACATGCTGAAAGCGGAAACGCACCTCTTTTTCCTTGGCGTCTCCCCCGTCAAGATACGGACAGACCATAACGGACATACAGTAACCTTCTATAAAAAAACAGAACAATATGACACGCTATGA
- a CDS encoding glycoside hydrolase family protein, whose translation MKRIPVIMIFLSLVLYGKAENPPSDKDKAVACIKRWEGWHRGKMPYIGYGHRLLPHEKLTENLSEAQADSLLRCDLERCLNVFRKYGKDSLLLSLLGFNVGCYRLIGNGKIPKSRLIQKLDSGNRDIYREYVSFRCYRGKVIPGIERRRKEEFELFYIP comes from the coding sequence ATGAAAAGAATACCGGTTATTATGATTTTTCTGTCACTTGTTCTGTATGGCAAGGCGGAAAATCCCCCGTCTGACAAGGATAAGGCGGTAGCCTGCATCAAGCGGTGGGAAGGCTGGCACCGGGGGAAAATGCCTTACATCGGTTACGGACACCGCCTGCTCCCCCATGAGAAGCTGACCGAGAACCTGAGTGAGGCACAGGCGGACTCACTTTTGAGATGCGACCTTGAACGGTGCCTGAACGTATTCCGTAAATATGGAAAAGACTCGCTTCTTTTAAGTCTGTTAGGCTTTAATGTAGGCTGTTACCGTCTGATCGGAAACGGCAAAATACCTAAAAGCAGACTGATTCAGAAACTGGACAGCGGCAACCGGGATATTTACAGGGAATATGTATCGTTCCGCTGTTATCGGGGGAAAGTCATTCCAGGCATAGAGAGAAGAAGAAAAGAGGAGTTTGAACTGTTCTATATACCGTAG
- a CDS encoding DUF4120 family protein: MKILNEEHFENVRRYAESIGDTSLQKCLERLKSWEENPDCPCEISLYYDHAPYSFGFTQRYPDGRTGIVGGLLYHGIPDRSFAVTLQPFHGWQIHT; this comes from the coding sequence ATGAAAATCCTGAATGAAGAACATTTCGAGAATGTAAGGCGCTATGCCGAATCCATCGGTGACACCTCGCTCCAAAAATGTCTGGAACGGTTGAAAAGCTGGGAAGAAAACCCTGACTGTCCCTGCGAAATCTCACTCTACTACGACCATGCCCCGTACTCGTTCGGCTTTACACAGCGCTATCCCGACGGAAGGACAGGTATCGTGGGAGGTCTGCTCTATCATGGAATACCTGACAGATCGTTTGCCGTAACATTGCAGCCGTTCCACGGATGGCAGATACATACCTGA